A DNA window from Cutaneotrichosporon cavernicola HIS019 DNA, chromosome: 2 contains the following coding sequences:
- a CDS encoding uncharacterized protein (SMP-30/Gluconolaconase/LRE-like region) — protein MTIAKYTITEPLLDLNMDLGEGCVWDSRSKRLYFVDIDLNDVYVYDPATEKYGVSHFDKNVTAIALLEDGEGLVASVEDNFAFIPPASVPQPTQARFEAPKMVPQTYDVIKTSTVTGQLTAKEARMNEGAVDPAGRFLAGTMGSGGIGTHDGRMFSLRQTKDGFEAPLILGGITCTNGMAWFDGGRKMYFTDSWVKEIVLFDYDLAKGTMSNRRVFSDMKTPDVGYPDGLCLDAEGGVWSARWCAGKVVRLNPETAQIDVEIDIPSAWNVTCCIFGGDNLDDLYITTAKCDTDNQNPPDRTEKGKLYRISGLGYRGVERGRFKGKF, from the exons ATGACTATCGCCAAGTACACGATCACCGAGCcgctgctcgacctcaacatGGACCTCGGCGAAGGCTGTGTCTGGGACTCGCGGAGCAAGCGACTGTACTTTGTCGACATTGACCTTAACGATGTCTACGTCTACGACCCGGCAACGGAGAAGTATGGCGTCAGCCATTTTGACAAGAACGTGACTGCAATCGCGCTTcttgaggatggcgagggt CTCGTGGcgagcgtcgaggacaactTTGCATTCATTCCACCTGCATCAGTTCCCCAGCCGACGCAGGCGCGCTTCGAGGCGCCCAAGATGGTGCCGCAGACGTACGACGTCATTAAGACATCCACGGTCACCGGCCAGCTTACGGCCAAAGAGGCGCGTATGAACGAGGGTGCGGTTGACCCGGCGGGTCGCTTCCTTGCCGGCACCATGGGTTCTGGAGGGATCGGCACGCACGACGGGCGTATGTTCTCACTCCGCCAGACTAAGGACGGGTTCGAGGCACCCCTTATTCTCGGCGGGATCACTTGCACCAACGGGATGGCGTGGTTCGACGGTGGACGCAAGATGTACTTTACCGACTCTTGGGTCAAGGAGATTGTCTTGTTCGACTACGATCTCGCCAAGGGCACCATGTCGAATCGGAGGGTGTTCTCGGACATGAAGACGCCCGATGTTGGATACCCCGATGGCCTATgcctcgatgccgagggaGGCGTGTGGAGTGCCCGCTGGTGCGCCGGCAAGGTGGTACGCCTCAACCCCGAGACTGCGCAgatcgacgtcgagatcGACATTCCCAGCGCTTGGAACGTTACGTGCTGCATCTTCGGCGGCGACAACTTGGACGACCTCTACATCACCACTGCCAAGTGCGACACGGACAACCAGAACCCGCCTGACAGGACTGAGAAGGGCAAGCTCTACCGCATCAGCGGACTTGGGTACCGCGGCGTGGAACGCGGCCGCTTCAAGGGCAAGTTCTAG